The Podospora bellae-mahoneyi strain CBS 112042 chromosome 7, whole genome shotgun sequence genomic sequence CCATCGATTTTCCTCATCTCGTCTCTTTCTAGCTGCAACTCGACTCTCACAAAACCATCAAGGCAACGACACTTTCCCATCTGCCATCTATGGCCAGACTTCAATATTTTAGTACGACTTCTTCTCGGCTATTCCACATTactttacttttatatttttttcaATTCCTTTTCAGACTGCACTTCTTCACccgtttttctttttctcacACAAGGCTTTCTTTGTCTTCGACTTTTCTTCCCACCACAACTTCGactccttcccatcccagcTTCGCTCACCTTTTTCCAACACTCGATTTTTCAACAAGTCTTTTTTGTTTCGAAATACTGTCTGCCATAACTCATCTGCCTAACCACAGacctcgccgccaacaagTTCAACGACGCTCAATGCTGCTCTTGCCAATGCCGCTTGACACCATTGTCGAAAACACACATGACTGACATGACTCTTTTTCAGACTTTCGCTCAATCTTTCAACCTTTCCCGTCCGACCTCAGCACATTCGACAATCGAGCTTCTGGTGCCtatctccctcatccccatGTCATTGTCTCCCCACCCATGGGATGACTCCGAGTTGAGAGTCGCTCATGCTTGCCCCACTTCTTTCCCATTTGGTCACTTGTACACACACAGAACTACCCCAACCCATATCACGCCCCACTCACGTTATGTGATGGTCCTCGTTCTCACATCTGTCTGTCTAGATAGGGCTTTCAGCAGTACACGCGAACGTACTtagtgggggaggggatctggtaggggtggtggatagaagatggatgagggtgagagggagtgggagcTTTGACAGTACACACGAAAGTACTTGGTGGGGAGGACTGTTCGACACTCGACCAGCAACACGTATGTCtgcttttgttttcttttcttctgtcaAATGCATGAGCGTCTTGAACCACTGTTGGCGGCGGCTTTGCGCGACTCGACTTTTTGGCATACCCGATCGGGCACCCTCGATCAcgcagcatcatcaaacaagAAACACACATGGTAAGTTCTTCTCCCCGTGAGTTGTGGAGAGCAGTTATTGACATCTTCTTCAAGAACGCGACCGCCGGCTAAGGATGGGAGGAAGCGAGGGATGATTGCTGGCTTGGGGATATATGATGGCTGGAATAATGCAATGAGGCTGTTTAGTGAAGTCTCCAAGGTCTGTCTTGGCACCGGTGGTCTAGACCACCACCCTTGTCATCCTGTCTTTGGATCAATGACGTCACCCCACCTTTGACAGCCCCTCGTCCAGGAACGATCCGCTGTTCCCCTGTCGAGCTATCATGTATTCTGTTGTCTAGAACATTGCTTGATTTCCGCTCGACCTAGTTAACCTATTGTTTACATAGCACTCGATCACCTAGCCAGACTGTTGCTCCTATGGGTCGACAAGAAAGAATCGCCCGGTCCATCGTCCGCGCCATCCTCAGGACCAATGTCAATGgcaccaaaaagaaagccaGCAACCCACTCGggatcctcctcgccctgttctccgccttcttctccctctaCCAGCTGCTCATGAGAAAGATCCGCCCTGCCGACTTTGCCAAGCTGCGACGGGAGTACTGGGATGTCAGCGATGACGACTATGTCGACTCGTTCCGACCGCGGGAGGGCGCaaaggatgaggaggctTTGACTGCTATCGGGGACATGGGATTCTCTGGTTCCGTAAGTAGAATTCTCTCTCACCGGGGATTTATCATGACAACGGACGTGCTGACCGCGACACCATTTACTGGACAGACCTTTTACGCAACCACCGACCAAAAGTACCTCGTCAAGTCGGTCCCACGCCACTCCGAACATTCCTTCTTCCGCAACGATCTCCTGACCCCGTACGTCCAGCACATGGCTACGCATCCGCAGTCTTTGTTGGTCAGAATATGTGATTTCCTTGGCGCCTCAGGTGCTTCTATTGGAAGGATCCTCCGTCTCGCGCCTTCGCATCATATCGTCATGGAGAACATCATGTACGGCCGGGAGGAGGCTGAAAACAGGGGGGATGCCAAATGGGAGAACTGGGACCTGAAGCCAACGTCGTATTTCTACCCCGAACGAGATATTGCCGATGGCGCACTCACGAGCGACGCAACCAAGGAGCAGCTGGCGGATGAGTTTCACGACAAGATTGTGCTCAGCCAGGAGCAGGCGGATGATTTGTTtgcgaggttggaggaggacacAAAGTTGCTGGCCGAACACAACGCGGTAGATTATTCCTTGTTTTTGGTCAGGATGAAGCTGCCACGGGAGGAGGTCCAAGAGGAGGTGCAGCCGGAGGCGGCAAAGTCGGACTCGAACTTGGCGCCGCCAGAGGATGGGCCGTCGGTTCCGCCTCAACCTCCGACGTGGAAGACGGGGGTTGCTTCGGCGGATGGGAAGTATGTTTATCGGGCTTCGATCTTGGACTTCTTTTGGGCGAAGCACAAGATCCAGCCGAGGTTCATGACGTTGCTGATTAACTTGTGGAATTTGTTGATTAGCAAGGATGGGCCGATGAGTATCACTACTACACCGGAGGAGTACAGGGAGAGGTTTTTGAAGATGTGTAGGGGGTATGTGGACATCAAGAAGGACTGAGGATGAGTTTGTGATAGTATGCGTGTGTGgttccccttttttttttgttctttctCTCTGTATTAGataccccccaaacccagtcATAGTTTGGCACAGGAGAATGTTTAATGTCTTGATCTACTCTGTCGTTCCAGCCTCCTTGGtcacccccgtctccccatcAGGCGCCATCTGCCTAAACATGGCCATCGGATCAAAAAACACCTCGACGCTCCCCAACTGCAGCTTGTCATTCACatccgccaccgccaccccctcaaTGTCGATATCCCCCCCGTGAGCCTTGATGGtaaccttctcccccttgtCGTTCGTCCCCACATAATCACCCTTCATGACACCCCAGTGCCTCCAGcgaaacaccaccctcggcgGACCGGCATacacctccagcacctcccaCGCAAAAGACGGCATCACCCTCTTGAATGTCTTGTGGCTGGCGTCAAAAGAGGAGCGAGCAGGGCAGTAAAACTCGTTGGGCTCGATGAGGGCGTTGTAGGTCCCGACCGAGAGCATTTGGGCTGCGGTTTGTGGAGGTGAGCCGTTGGCGCGGAAGGTGTAGGACTGCGGGGAGGCGATGGTGCGCCAttcggggaggaggggtttgtaGCTGGCTTCGATTTCCCAGTTTTTGACGAGGTTTTCGACtagggc encodes the following:
- a CDS encoding hypothetical protein (COG:P; EggNog:ENOG503NXIF), with amino-acid sequence MGRQERIARSIVRAILRTNVNGTKKKASNPLGILLALFSAFFSLYQLLMRKIRPADFAKLRREYWDVSDDDYVDSFRPREGAKDEEALTAIGDMGFSGSTFYATTDQKYLVKSVPRHSEHSFFRNDLLTPYVQHMATHPQSLLVRICDFLGASGASIGRILRLAPSHHIVMENIMYGREEAENRGDAKWENWDLKPTSYFYPERDIADGALTSDATKEQLADEFHDKIVLSQEQADDLFARLEEDTKLLAEHNAVDYSLFLVRMKLPREEVQEEVQPEAAKSDSNLAPPEDGPSVPPQPPTWKTGVASADGKYVYRASILDFFWAKHKIQPRFMTLLINLWNLLISKDGPMSITTTPEEYRERFLKMCRGYVDIKKD
- a CDS encoding hypothetical protein (EggNog:ENOG503NUIT), with amino-acid sequence MSSTSTPPPTLPDYVLNPDAVLSDPSTTWRHGQPPDYTKTRQFYLQTKKSTHPATSLPALVENLVKNWEIEASYKPLLPEWRTIASPQSYTFRANGSPPQTAAQMLSVGTYNALIEPNEFYCPARSSFDASHKTFKRVMPSFAWEVLEVYAGPPRVVFRWRHWGVMKGDYVGTNDKGEKVTIKAHGGDIDIEGVAVADVNDKLQLGSVEVFFDPMAMFRQMAPDGETGVTKEAGTTE